From a single Vanacampus margaritifer isolate UIUO_Vmar chromosome 15, RoL_Vmar_1.0, whole genome shotgun sequence genomic region:
- the arhgef40 gene encoding rho guanine nucleotide exchange factor 40: MASEAMEDCVQGALSSLYPPFESTAPPLLSQVFTVLESTYQQDSLRYLLDYFVPAKHLLHKLQQHACSQYLGCLFLHSGWPLCLGNKVVVQLSTLDWRLLRCNDFYLQVVPFSTRCPRLALKCLAPGGRTVQEILVPESQHPLVFTSEWLHSVNKERGHKREAGGGLDTCLVSTCDGVLRLPWKEVVYPEFIHDPSEEAGPPSNPDGYGSKGLSEEWCRDSLDWTEEEEEEDALPPDGLASESALPRRRRSEDGLGRTERRRELDGDYVELLEPRGGPDGGVDPRHRYLEMHGISKTKTLPLCKRGNAIKLRKGKLLGCGQMDNFENFGGISGAKTNLTASKEPVLVPQLPSRATQTNVGKPSLPYPTYGDDGGDITKRDTEGRDTFKERRPGVGGEGEMNRVTPSPSEDSESAGLPRESPDAVGHVVEGCSDPGSHSDSVFEDTDKQPSGDSDAATPTWDAPDKTFAAVTGNSMTASNSVEDSNNVTANQMREEAKQKNQECMRGKEVKNSGLRAPRRKRKVRGAKGRARPGGRAFRGGTKLQGKAPPHLSTTSCSGSTQRPIAEKRCSEPSSDGEYLSENGATSSAEAESLPVCNGQSAALSATNEEAESGDLCKETPLLRELDPELLRSGQLQMTGTMDRLGRALVIAEMGDSGSSQELARILACYHSITRSAAKEKGLTVLIDSRRSPPSSLGLSALKLFQRLVPGGLGAVLFLVENQQPSCDLEGTEIHVVRGTAVLEQFVDRQQLPTEMGGDFSHCHSDWLSFRLSLESLTERCESALLLLEEALQSMEAEPTVDNIKEVPASMDKHRNLMASVLADSRLTELQRGGGAWLAGLTNSTCGLARTSPDCRAALATASTLYDGVDDALHRLVRVSNRRARDLDALGRLADLMNQLKKCDEEMERVQSQVHTYKDPPLSLSRLSLQQQKFKNLRETANELHSRTLSVLSDLETWNELDWPGLNDIQVQVPPFRERLRDMSHCLSDRWAALDNTQRLLSTLTEASQWCDEVSSASPVCPLASLPPIPPSRFQDARSLAVDLGGGELLDLWSRTVERYQQTVAQVKPRFLQSERAQNQGQGKARTPVAGNQWDTEGEGDWELGAKGGEGGLQSWGSLASLFRPQTCSTLKIGDEKGGKKEGAGGGGKFLQNLLKKSPTEAPLPPKPPRKRHPSFDLQALLAPRRGAGNPKAAESSTSPKSWLCRRALVDPVITTGVAAAVQGGGGGVLIRGVEVSSKEVVDHTGSPRQHVLLGRTEREMGTDRAGSTAQSKLYLLWCRMLSSERQYVAVLKGVEETYLPLLEVSDTPASIRGKADTLFPCWAALSAFHSQELLPAMEDALVQSLLQQDCFSKFRDHFLHYSHYIRTKPELDSPLVMQAADFFKSKLPATAASPLSPLCFPQCLQAPPQRLEQYCEALDELGGINPTSDSTLSVLRHAQQHGEDLRASDLIVGCPIPVVERGELVRQGELTVCGGTRRKRVGVRRVFLYQHAIIFTKQKSGGGGGSGPGRLTYSYKHSMKTADMGLTQSVGEDGVKFEVWIRQAPRLRDCVTLQARDGDHRKAWTRDVARLLWSHAINSTELCLKESLCMGVSSKLLLDASGSQMSDLERVPSSCSDSSSSVGSHKDGGGSPASGRGTRRSSASYSQGQSPSTAV; encoded by the exons ATG GCTTCAGAGGCCATGGAGGACTGCGTGCAGGGGGCGCTCTCGTCCCTTTACCCGCCCTTCGAAAGCACTGCGCCACCTCTCCTCTCGCAG GTGTTCACCGTGCTCGAGTCCACCTACCAGCAGGACAGCCTTCGCTACCTCCTGGACTACTTCGTCCCCGCCAAGCATCTCCTTCACAAGCTCCAACAGCACGCCTGC TCTCAGTACTTGGGCTGCCTCTTCCTCCACTCCGGCTGGCCGCTGTGTCTCGGCAACAAAGTGGTGGTCCAGCTCTCCACCCTGGACTGGAGGCTCCTGCGCTGCAATGACTTCTACCTGCAGGTGGTACCCTTCTCGACTCGCTGTCCCCGGTTGGCCCTCAAGTGTCTGGCACCCGGGGGGCGCACCGTTCAGGAAATCCTAGTGCCCGAGTCCCAGCATCCCCTTGTGTTCACCAGCGAGTGGCTGCACAGCGTCAACAAAGAACGGGGCCACAAGAGGGAAG CAGGCGGGGGTCTCGATACCTGCTTGGTGAGCACATGTGACGGCGTGCTGCGCCTTCCGTGGAAGGAGGTCGTCTACCCCGAATTTATCCACGACCCGTCGGAGGAAGCCGGCCCCCCTTCCAATCCTGACGGCTACGGGTCCAAGGGTCTCTCCGAGGAATGGTGCAGGGACTCCTTGGACTGgactgaggaagaggaggaggaagacgccTTGCCGCCGGACGGCTTGGCCTCGGAGTCTGCGCTTCCCCGGCGGAGGCGCAGTGAAGATGGGCTCGGGCGGACTGAGAGGCGTCGTGAGCTCGATGGAGACTACGTGGAGCTGTTGGAGCCACGAGGGGGACCGGACGGAGGTGTGGATCCGAGGCACAGGTACTTGGAGATGCACGGGATATCCAAAACAAAGACTTTGCCACTTTGCAAGAGAGGTAATGCCATCAAACTGCGGAAGGGAAAACTGCTGGGATGTGGCCAAATGGACAACTTTGAGAACTTTGGCGGGATCTCCGGAGCTAAAACAAATTTGACTGCCTCCAAGGAGCCTGTGCTCGTGCCTCAGCTTCCTTCAAGAGCCACACAAACAAATGTAGGAAAACCATCTTTGCCGTATCCGACCTACGGAGATGACGGCGGGGATATAACCAAGAGAGACACCGAGGGCAGAGACACATTTAAAGAGAGGCGGCCTGGCGTTGGGGGTGAGGGCGAGATGAACAGGGTGACGCCGTCACCAAGTGAAGACTCTGAGAGCGCTGGGCTCCCCAGAGAGTCCCCCGACGCGGTTGGACACGTCGTCGAGGGCTGCTCCGACCCGGGGTCCCATTCAGACTCTGTATTCGAGGACACAGACAAACAGCCGAGTGGAGACAGCGATGCTGCGACACCAACATGGGATGCGCCAGACAAAACATTCGCCGCGGTGACTGGCAATAGTATGACGGCTAGCAATAGCGTAGAGGATAGCAATAACGTGACAGCCAACCAAATGAGGGAGGAAGCTAAGCAGAAGAATCAAGAGTGCATGAGAGGAAAGGAAGTCAAAAATTCAGGCTTAAGAGCTCCAAG GAGGAAGCGGAAGGTCAGGGGAGCCAAAGGGAGGGCTCGGCCCGGCGGTCGCGCCTTCCGCGGGGGCACCAAACTGCAGGGGAAAGCTCCTCCTCATCTGAGCACCACTTCCTGCTCTGGCTCGACGCAGCGACCAATCGCAGAGAAGCGCTGTTCGGAACCATCATCCGATGGGGAGTACCTGTCAGAGAACGGCGCAACCAGCAGCGCAG AGGCGGAATCGTTGCCTGTCTGTAACGGCCAATCAGCTGCCTTGAGTGCCACCAATGAGGAGGCAGAGTCAGGTGACTTGTGTAAAGAGACTCCTTTGCTCCGGGAATTAGACCCAGAACTCCTCCGGTCAGGACAGCTGCAGATGACAG GTACGATGGACAGATTGGGACGCGCTCTGGTCATCGCAGAGATGGGAGATTCCGGCAGCAGCCAGGAGTTGGCGCGCATCCTGGCCTGCTACCACAGCATCACACG GTCTGCGGCCAAAGAGAAAGGTCTGACGGTATTGATTGACAGCAGACGCTCGCCGCCGTCCTCGCTCGGCCTCTCCGCACTCAAGTTATTCCAG CGGCTGGTTCCCGGCGGTCTCGGAGCGGTGCTTTTTTTGGTGGAGAATCAGCAGCCTTCCTGTGACCTGGAGGGAACCGAG ATCCATGTAGTGCGGGGAACAGCAGTCCTTGAGCAGTTTGTAGACAGGCAACAGCTGCCCACAGAAATGGGGGGCGACTTCAGCCACTGTCACTCAGACTGGCTCTCCTTCAGACTG agtttgGAAAGTTTGACTGAGCGCTGCGAGAGCGCCCTCCTCCTGCTGGAAGAAGCACTGCAGTCAATGGAAGCCGAGCCGACAGTTGACAACATCAAG GAGGTTCCCGCGAGCATGGACAAACACCGGAACCTAATGGCCAGCGTCCTCGCCGACAGCCGCTTAACTGAGCTCCAGCGAGGGGGCGGGGCCTGGCTAGCGGGATTGACCAACAGCACGTGTGGGTTGGCGCGGACGTCTCCGGATTGCAG GGCCGCGCTGGCCACCGCCTCCACACTTTACGACGGCGTGGACGACGCCCTCCACCGGCTGGTGCGAGTATCCAACCGGAGGGCTCGCGACCTGGACGCGCTGGGCCGACTGGCCGACCTGATGAACCAGCTGAAGAAG TGTGACGAGGAGATGGAACGAGTGCAATCGCAAGTGCACACCTATAAGGACCCGCCTCTCTCGCTGAGCAGGCTGTCGCTCCAGCAGCAGAAGTTCAAAAATTTGCGCGAAACTGCAAAC GAACTGCACAGCCGGACTCTGTCTGTGCTCAGCGATCTCGAGACTTGGAACGAGTTGGACTGGCCAGGTCTCAACGACATCCAGGTCCAAGTCCCTCCGTTCAGGGAGCGTCTGCGGGACATGTCCCACTGTCTGTCCGACCGCTGGGCTGCTTTGGACAACACGCAGCGGCTGCTGTCCACTCTGACCGAG GCTTCCCAGTGGTGCGACGAAGTGTCCTCCGCCTCCCCCGTCTGCCCCCTCGCTTCCCTCCCCCCCATTCCGCCATCCCGCTTCCAGGATGCCCGCTCGTTGGCGGTGGACTTGGGCGGCGGGGAACTGCTGGATCTGTGGAGCCGCACTGTGGAGCGTTACCAGCAGACCGTCGCGCAGGTGAAGCCACGCTTCCTCCAGTCCGAGCGAGCCCAAAACCAAGGCCAGGGGAAGGCCAGGACGCCCGTCGCCGGTAACCAGTGGGACACAGAGGGAGAAGGCGACTGGGAGCTCGGAGCCAAAGGAGGCGAGGGGGGGCTACAGTCTTGGGGCTCGCTGGCCTCGCTGTTTAGACCCCAGACCTGCTCCACGCTGAAGATAGGAGACGAGAAGGGGGGCAAAAAAGAGGGTGCAGGTGGTGGAGGGAAGTTCTTGCAGAATCTTTTGAAGAAGAGC CCCACAGAGGCACCCCTCCCTCCCAAGCCCCCCAGGAAGAGACACCCCAGCTTTGACCTGCAGGCCCTCCTCGCCCCCCGCAGAGGTGCCGGAAATCCCAAAGCCGCTGAGTCCAGTACCTCCCCCAAGTCCTGGCTCTGCCGCCGGGCCCTCGTGGACCCCGTGATCACCACCGGCGTTGCCGCTGCCGTCCAAGGGGGAGGTGGAGGGGTGTTGATCAGGGGGGTGGAGGTCAGCAGCAAGGAGGTGGTGGACCACACGGGGTCCCCGCGGCAACATGTGCTGCTAGGCAGGACCGAGAGGGAAATGGGGACAGACCGGGCCGGATCCACGGCTCAGAG CAAACTCTACCTGCTCTGGTGCAGGATGTTGAGCAGCGAGCGACAGTACGTGGCCGTTCTCAAGGGGGTAGAGGAGACCTACCTCCCCCTGCTGGAGGTCTCGGACACACCGGCCTCCATCCGGGGAAAGGCGGACACCCTCTTCCCCTGCTGGGCCGCCCTGAGCGCCTTCCACTCACAGGAACTCCTCCCCGCTATGGAGGACGCGCTGGTGCAAAGCTTGCTGCAGCAGGACTGCTTCAGTAAATTT CGGGACCACTTTCTACATTATTCCCACTACATCCGGACCAAACCGGAACTGGATTCGCCGCTGGTGATGCAAGCCGCAGACTTCTTCAAA TCCAAACTCCCCGCCACCGCCGCCTCCCCCCTGTCGCCTCTGTGCTTCCCTCAATGCCTGCAGGCGCCCCCACAGAGGCTGGAGCAGTACTGCGAGGCCCTGGACGAGCTGGGTGGCATCAACCCCACCTCTGACTCCACCCTCTCCGTCCTGAGACACGCCCAGCAGCACGGCGAGGACCTCAGGGCCAGCGACCTCATTGTCGGGTGTCCG ATTCCCGTGGTGGAGCGTGGCGAGCTGGTGCGCCAGGGCGAGCTGACGGTGTGCGGCGGTACCCGGCGCAAGCGTGTGGGCGTCAGGAGGGTCTTCCTCTACCAACACGCCATTATCTTCACCAAACAGAAGAgtggaggaggcggcggcagTGGGCCGGGACGCTTAACTTACAGCTACAAACACAGCATGAAG ACGGCCGACATGGGCCTGACACAGAGCGTGGGCGAGGACGGCGTCAAGTTTGAAGTTTGGATACGACAGGCTCCTCGCCTCAGGGACTGCGTCACGCTACAGGCTCGGGACGGAGACCATCGCAAGGCCTGGACCCGGGACGTCGCTCGGCTGCTGTGGTCGCACGCCATCAATAGCACAG AGTTGTGTTTGAAGGAGTCGCTGTGCATGGGCGTGTCCAGCAAGCTGCTGCTGGATGCCAGTGGAAGTCAAATGTCAGACTTGGAGAGAG TGCCCAGCAGCTGCTCGGACTCGTCGTCGTCGGTCGGCAGCCACAAGGACGGAGGGGGGTCCCCGGCGTCGGGGAGGGGCACCAGGAGGAGCTCCGCCAGCTACTCTCAG GGTCAGTCACCCTCCACTGCCGTGTag